The window TCACATCTTCCCGTAATCGGCGGCAGATTTCAAAGCCGTCCATTTCCGGCATCATCACATCCAGGAGAATTAAGTCCGGAATTGCTTGATTGGCTACTTCTAAGGCTTCAATTCCTGATGTTGCTAAAAGAGGCGTGTACCCTTCACTGATTAATATTTCTTCTAGCAGAAGTAAATTAGTCGGGTCATCATCGACTAACAGGATATGAACCGTAGGGTTTGACATAGACTTGAAAAATATTAAGAACAATCAAATTGAAGGATGAAATCTGAAACATCAAGGATAAAGGATAAAAATTTACACGTTTCATCCTTCACATTTCTGGCTCATTATCTAGATGCCCCTGAATTGATTATATTTTTCTGCCTTGGCTTTTCCCACGACAGCTATAAATAAAATTACGGTAAGCCTCTAGCCCATTCTAGTGATTTGTGCGGGTGGTGAGACATCATTTTCTATTACTTCATCACCCTGATTTTGATATCTCTACCCGTCCCAACCAATGTTGTGAATGACGACTTGATGAGCCAAATGTAACTATTTGTTTATTTTATTGAACCACACAATCTGAGTGATGACCCTCTACCACTTGGGCTATTCCTATTTACTCTGAATCCGAAATCTTAGCCTCAACAAAAGAGCGAACTGTAATCAGGAGTTTTTCCAAGTTCAAAGGCTTGCTCAAGTAGTCATCAGCACCCACACTAAGGCAGCGATCGCGATCGCCTGCCATCGCCATTGCCGTAACCGCAATCACTGGCACGTTTTGCCACAGGGGATGAGCTTTCAGTTGACGAATCAACTCAAATCCATCAACCCCCGGCAGTTGGATATCCATTAAAATCAGATGCGGTAGAGACTCAGGTGTGACCAACGCAGACGACAACCTCTCCAGCATGATCTGACCCTCTTGTATCCAATCCACCACATAACCTTCGAGTTCCAGCGCTTCAGACAGCAACATCTGATTAAACGGCTGATCTTCCACCACCAAGATGCGTTTGGCATCTGTTCGAGGGTGTTCCGGGTTGAGCGAGGAAGCACCAGACACGTTGCCCTCACTCCCTCTCGTGTTCACCGGTTGACTAGAGCGCATTTCCGTCAACGGCAGCCAGACGCGAAATGTACTGCCCTGGTTTTCTTGCGATTCTACTGAAACCGTACCTCCGTGAAGTTCCGCTAGCCGCTTGGTGAGTGCCAGTCCCAAACCCGTGCCTTCGTGACGCCGTGCTAAAGACGAATCGATCTGCTGGAACGGTCGAAATAACAAATGTAGCTTGTCTTGGGCAATGCCAATGCCATTGTCGGCGACTTCTAAGCACAAATACGGTGTACTGCAATTAATCGGGCTGCGATCCGGTCGAAATTCCTGCTTAAGTTCGCACCCATAGGCAAGCCTTCCCCCCAGCTTAATGGTTCCTCCCTCTGGGGTAAACTTAATGGCATTGGAGAGGAGGTTAATTAAGATTTGGCGGACACGACGCTCATCCAAAACCACCTCCTGGAGGTGGCAATCCAATTCCAGTGAAAGAGCGAGTCGTTTTTTCTCAGCACGAGGCTGAACCATTTTCAGACAGGGGTTACATAACTCCTGAATCGAAACCGGTGCCAATTCCAAGTCAGATTTACCGGCTTCAATTTTCGATAAATCAAGAATATCGTTAATCAGTTGCAACAGGTGCTGACCACTTTTTTCAATAGCTCGAACGTGGAGCAGTTGCCGAGAGGAAAGGGTGCCCACTGTCTGTCGTTGCAACAAATCCGAAAATCCCAAAATACTGTTGAGGGGTGTCCGCAGTTCGTGGGACATGGAGGCAAGGAATTCTGATTTAAGTCGAGACGCTCGTTCTAAATCCTCATTGGCACGGCGCAGGTGTTCTTGAGCTTGGGCACGTTCAATGGCAACCCCTAAAGTGCGGCAAGCGGCTAACAGGATATCTTGTTGGGGCGCTTCCTGAAGTTTTTGTTGAGAGCGAGATTCCAGAGTCAGGACGCCAATGATTTTGCCTGTGGCGCTGGGAATCGGAAAAATGCCGAGTTGACCAATCCCTGGGTGGCGAAAAGCGTCAACCGCTTGAGGGTGACTGGAATAATCTTCCATGAATAAAGGCGCACCGCTTTCTACAACTTGCCAAAGTAAGCCTTGCCCGTAAGGGATACCTTGCTTGAGTACGGCTTCCATCTCGCTCACGACGGGTGTGCCGTAGCAGGCAATAAATTCAGACGAAACCCGATGGGTAAGAGTATTGGCAAGAGCGTCTCGCCCTTGACCGATAATCACCTTAACATCCCCGAAAGCGGCATCCGTTGTTTCCACCAGGTAAGCCAGGGCAAACTCACCAATCTCCCGTAACTCACTGGCGGGTTGCAGCCGTTCAGTCAGTCCTTGCAAAAATCTTAAGCGCTTGATTTCGGCATTCAAACTCGTCTGCATGAGCATCGCTGCCCGTCGGGCTTGCTCTTTAACCGTGACATCCCGAAACGTCAACAAGTGTCCGCCTGTAGAGGTGATGGTTATTTTGATGTCCAGATGAATGCCATTGCTCTGTTCTATGCAAAAAGAGACGTTTTCTGTTGTGGTTTTTTGTAAGGTAGACTGAAGCTGTTTTGCTTGGGGATGAGTCCAGTAGCCGTGAGCCACAATCCGATCGCATACGTCCTGAAACAGAGGTTTTTGCGTTAGCCAGTCCGCCGAAAGTCCCCACAGTTGGGTGAAGGGTTGATTAAATAAAATCAACTGGTGTGATGGGTCAATTAAGGCGATCGCATTGTCTATCTGGTTGAGAATTAGTTGTTGTTCCTCCTTCAACCGTTGTAAATCCCACTCAATTTTCTCAGGTTGCATAAAATTTATCGGTGTTAGTGAGAGCTATAGTAGGAGGCTTTCTTGAGGTTACAAAATTTAATCTTTACCTCTAGTGAGCCATCGGTTTGCTTGTTGTGATCTGAATCACTAAAAAGGAAGATCTGAGTCTCACTCCGCCAGTGTTATTCATCAGGGTGCCAATGTGATGGATTGAGCGAGGGGAGAGAAGCCCGATCACTTCTTCCTATAGGTAGATATGTTCCAATAAAGAGCAGCCGGCGCACAAACAACTTGAGTGCAGTAAAAAAGGATTGTCATGCAAACTTTAGAGAGAGGGTTTGAGGAGCGCAATCTCATGACCAAGTTGGCGGAAAAACTGGAGCAAGAGTGGCGATCGCGTCTATTGAGCGATCACCCCGATCAAAGCCCAACAACCCGCCAAAGCATTATACGGTGGTTATTGGGGGAAAACCCAGAGCGGTTTGACACCCTAATGCCCAACCAATTGGAGATTGCCAAACAGGCGATGGATTATCGCTACCGGATTTTGTGCCAACGTTACCTAGGGGTGGAACCAGAACGAGCCTATCGCCATTTAACAACTCGATTAGCTGGGTTAGTTACATTACGTAATAAAATTCGCACTTGGGTGTCCCTGAGTCGCGATCGCCAACGAGCGGTGGTCGATGTTTTACAAGAAGTGATTCAAGAATTGTTAAATAGCGATCGCTATATCCAAAAACAAATTGCCTGGATTGCTCAATGTACGGAAGACATGCGTCTTCGGGATGCTTTATTACTCACCAGTATTGAGGAATATTGCCTACGCCCGATTCGCAACCAACCGCTACTAGTTTATCGATTTGTTAATTTCTTGAGAAGGTCACAACGTGGGGGTATGACCCATATCCCCGAAGGTGACAAGGTGAGGTTAGTATCGGAGGAGGTGACCCCAGAAGATATGGATTCGCCCGTGAGCCTGTTGGACAACCAAGCTGTCGCCCAATACCAAGAAGGTCAAGCTTGGGAAGAGCAACAGACGCTGCGGCAGTCTGTACGTCAAGAATTTGAAGCCTACTTGACAGAAAACCTAGGTCCAGAGGCAGGACAATGGCTTCAGCTCTACCTCCAGGGTAAGTCTCAAGAGGCGATCGCCAAGGCGTTAAATAAGCCAGTCAAGGAAATCTATCGGCTGCGGGAAAAAATCAGCTACCATGCGATTCGGGTTTTTTCCATTAAAGCCAAGCCGGAATTAGTCGCTAATTGGCTGGAATCATCTCTACAGGAGCATAACCTAGGGCTAACGCCAAGGCAGTGGCAAGAATTGTTGGAAAGCTTAACACCAGAACAGCGCCAGTTACTGGAACAGCGAAAAGCGGGACAATCGTTAGAAGCGATCGCGAAAGACTTAAACTGGAAAGTAAACCAGGTCATAGGGGAATGGAGTAAACTGTATTTGGCAGCTCAAGCTCTACGAAGCGCTTCCTATAACCGAGAGTAAGTGGTCAGGTAGCTCTTCAGCCTCAGTATTTACCCATAACTCTCTCAAAAAGAAAGCTCAGTAGGGCATAAAGGTGGTTTTTCTACCCAAACCCTCACTGAAAATTCTCATTTTTGGCGCTTTTGGGGCATCTCAATCAGTCGCTACTCAGGTTGGAAAAATTTTTATGGTGCCCTCACCCAGCAACCCAGGCCAACTCAAAAATCCCTCTTCAGAGACGCCTTCGACTCAGGCGTTAGATCTTTCTGGTTTTCAGACTGACCAAATGTTCCGGCTGATTGATAGTATTTTGCCGTTTGAAGCTTGCCTCTACTATCAATTTTTGCCCGTTGCTCTCGAAGGGAAGTACTTAAGGTTAGCGATGGTAGCGCCTCAAGACTCTTCTGCCCTAGATTATGTGCGTCGTATCCTTGCCTATTTAAACTGTTCGCTCAAAACAGAACCGATTGCTCCAGAGGCTCATCAGTCACTCTTGTCGGCTTACTTAAATCATACAAATCGCTCTGAATCCATCCCCCAGCAAGTACTCGAAAATCAAGAGCAAACGACTCAACCCCCAATCCGGGTTGAGAGCAATGGTGATTCTCAACCGTTTGAGAATAAACTGAATCTTCACGGCGATCAGGAACTCGCTTCAACACCCCCTTCGCCACAGCTTTTCGACAACACTCACCTGTCTTCAAACCCAACTCAAACGTCGGAATTATCCAGCGACATACGCCTGGAAACTCCGCCAACAACTGCTGTCACATCGGTACGTAAAATGTCGCCCTCGGATGAGGCGGTTTTGCCCCTGGAAGTCAAAGCAATTCATCTAGCCCGTTCAATTGATTATGTTGGCACATTACCACCTCCGCAATTATTACAAGAGTTGTTGGGTCGAGTCCTGATTGGTGGAATTGGTCGGCTTTATTTTGAACGCCAATCCGAGCAAGGTCGTATCCTTTGGAGTCAAGATGGTGTGTTGCAGTCTGTCTTAGACGGATTAGCCTTGACGGTGTTTCAAGGTTTAATTATCGAACTCAAGCGTATTTTCAACTTACCCCTGCTGCCGGTGGGACAACCCAAGCAGGTAGAAATTGAACGGCGTTATCAACAAGAATGTTTGTTGCTGCGATTACGGGTGATGCCCGGTACCCACGGAGAAGAAG of the Allocoleopsis franciscana PCC 7113 genome contains:
- a CDS encoding hybrid sensor histidine kinase/response regulator, with the translated sequence MQPEKIEWDLQRLKEEQQLILNQIDNAIALIDPSHQLILFNQPFTQLWGLSADWLTQKPLFQDVCDRIVAHGYWTHPQAKQLQSTLQKTTTENVSFCIEQSNGIHLDIKITITSTGGHLLTFRDVTVKEQARRAAMLMQTSLNAEIKRLRFLQGLTERLQPASELREIGEFALAYLVETTDAAFGDVKVIIGQGRDALANTLTHRVSSEFIACYGTPVVSEMEAVLKQGIPYGQGLLWQVVESGAPLFMEDYSSHPQAVDAFRHPGIGQLGIFPIPSATGKIIGVLTLESRSQQKLQEAPQQDILLAACRTLGVAIERAQAQEHLRRANEDLERASRLKSEFLASMSHELRTPLNSILGFSDLLQRQTVGTLSSRQLLHVRAIEKSGQHLLQLINDILDLSKIEAGKSDLELAPVSIQELCNPCLKMVQPRAEKKRLALSLELDCHLQEVVLDERRVRQILINLLSNAIKFTPEGGTIKLGGRLAYGCELKQEFRPDRSPINCSTPYLCLEVADNGIGIAQDKLHLLFRPFQQIDSSLARRHEGTGLGLALTKRLAELHGGTVSVESQENQGSTFRVWLPLTEMRSSQPVNTRGSEGNVSGASSLNPEHPRTDAKRILVVEDQPFNQMLLSEALELEGYVVDWIQEGQIMLERLSSALVTPESLPHLILMDIQLPGVDGFELIRQLKAHPLWQNVPVIAVTAMAMAGDRDRCLSVGADDYLSKPLNLEKLLITVRSFVEAKISDSE
- a CDS encoding HetZ-related protein 2, which translates into the protein MQTLERGFEERNLMTKLAEKLEQEWRSRLLSDHPDQSPTTRQSIIRWLLGENPERFDTLMPNQLEIAKQAMDYRYRILCQRYLGVEPERAYRHLTTRLAGLVTLRNKIRTWVSLSRDRQRAVVDVLQEVIQELLNSDRYIQKQIAWIAQCTEDMRLRDALLLTSIEEYCLRPIRNQPLLVYRFVNFLRRSQRGGMTHIPEGDKVRLVSEEVTPEDMDSPVSLLDNQAVAQYQEGQAWEEQQTLRQSVRQEFEAYLTENLGPEAGQWLQLYLQGKSQEAIAKALNKPVKEIYRLREKISYHAIRVFSIKAKPELVANWLESSLQEHNLGLTPRQWQELLESLTPEQRQLLEQRKAGQSLEAIAKDLNWKVNQVIGEWSKLYLAAQALRSASYNRE
- a CDS encoding GspE/PulE/PilB domain-containing protein, yielding MVPSPSNPGQLKNPSSETPSTQALDLSGFQTDQMFRLIDSILPFEACLYYQFLPVALEGKYLRLAMVAPQDSSALDYVRRILAYLNCSLKTEPIAPEAHQSLLSAYLNHTNRSESIPQQVLENQEQTTQPPIRVESNGDSQPFENKLNLHGDQELASTPPSPQLFDNTHLSSNPTQTSELSSDIRLETPPTTAVTSVRKMSPSDEAVLPLEVKAIHLARSIDYVGTLPPPQLLQELLGRVLIGGIGRLYFERQSEQGRILWSQDGVLQSVLDGLALTVFQGLIIELKRIFNLPLLPVGQPKQVEIERRYQQECLLLRLRVMPGTHGEEATLQVLRGVALKFYQRQQIEKLGEDALKLAQQLQRKLHEIRDRSYRCPLPLETLPALNQQLRGLDQQLEALAELQVNQNSDR